The genomic segment aatcagaatcaggtgttccaatcacttcaatacttataaatatatttcaaatataataacgtcttcccctccctccccctcctttgtgGAAAAATCACCCCCTTCTTTTCAGATTGACGAGACCTGCAGTTTTCGCCTTGTTGATTGACAAGAGTGGCAGCTATTGGTGGGATTTGAGTAGGGGGCTCCCCTGGGCTCATGCCCAACTTCCTTTGACATCATTTGGCTGACATTTTCCCTTAGTTTCCTTAAGGATCCACTGGCTTCTGGTCTATCTCCCAAAGGGATCTTTGTAAACAAGATCCCCCATTTCTTTTGTCACCTTCCTTCGTCTTGAGGTAGGTCAGCTTCAGCATCGCCTCACGCAAGTGAccgtgagccgaggtggcacggtagttagggtgcagtactgcaggctacttcagctgactgttatctgcagttcagcggttcaaatctcaccggctcaaggttgactcagccttccatccttccgaggtgggtgaaatgaggacccagactgtgggggcgatatgctgactctgtaaaaaccgcttagagagggctgaaagccctatgaagaggtatataagtctaattaataaaatagatagatagatagatagatagatagatagatagatagatagataatagatagatagatagatagatagatagatagatagatagatagatgatagataaataaataaataaataaataaataaataaataaataaatggcatgtTTTATGGTCTCGTTGCAGAGATTGTGAACTACGAGTTTGACACCAAGGATCTCGTCTGCCTGGTCGTCAGCAGCGTGGTGGGAGTCTGGTACCTGTTGAGGAAGGTAGGCCGACCTGCGGGCGAGGCAGGTGGGATGTCTAGTGTTTAATTATCAGGCCTTAatcaggccacacttggaatcctgcatccaatttgggttgccacgatgtaaaaaaaagatgttgagactctaaaaagagtgcggAGAAGCGCAACAAGcaggatcaggggactggaggctcaaacataaaagtgtcagggttccaaatagcatccagaattaaatcagagtccgaggcaaaggattcctcaaaagttccaatttattaagagagccacgttggcacatctgggaaaacccgaatctgaaagcttcccggttttccccaccctgttggaagttcaagatctttccccccccacccacaagtccatcccatggtccaatctcccactgccacgctggcagcttccacccatcccgttccggtcaggtgcagagatgcaaagactaaggatgatgaccttggttttctagaaagaatgttgttatggctgcatagcatctaactccatacaatcctcccctcccagtttcccacaataaaaaatgcatagtggaagaatagaaagtgtggcaggccagagacccaaaaggaaagatggctgcaggcctgatataAAGAACacttgcaggaattaggtatgtctagttagACATACCtaaattcctgcaattgttctttctgttttagcctccaaccaTTCACCCTGaccagggtgacatgatagcagtcttccagtatttgaggggttgccccaaagaagagggagtcaaactattctccaaagcacctgagggcagaacaagaagcaatgggtggaaactaatcaaggagagaagcaacttagaactgaggagaaacttcctgacagtgagaacaatgaatcagtggaacagaagttgcctccagaagtcgtgaatgccccaacactggaagtctttaagaagatgctggataaccatttgtctgaaatggtgtagggtttcctgcctaggcagggggttggactagaagacctccaaggtcccttccaacttttctgttattctgtaattccgcaagggtctcctgcttgagcagggggttggactagaagacctccaatgtcccttccaagtcttgttattctgtaattccgtaagggtctcctgcttgagcagggggctggactagaagacctccgaggtcccttctaactcttgttattctgtaattctctaagggtctcctgcttgagcagggggttggactagaagacctccaatgtcccttccaagtcttgttattctgtcattctgtaagggtctcctgcttgagcagggggctggactagaagacctccgaggtcccttctaactcttgttattctgtaattctctaagggtctcctgcttgagcagggggttggactagaagacctccaatgtcccttccaagtcttgttattctgtaattccgtaagggtctcctgcttgagcagggggttggactagaggacctccaggttcccttccaactctgttattccgtggCTGGGCAGTTTGAGCAGGCCGCAGACGGGGGGATCTGCAGGACCAAAGGGCTGAGGGGGTGGGATGTGGGTGAGGGAAGCCTGATTCATGGCAgctctcctcttttctcccagCACTGGATTGCCAACAACCTCTTCGGCCTGGCCTTCTCTCTCAACGGGGTGGAGCTGCTGCACCTCAACAACGTCAGCACGGGCTGCATCCTCCTCGGAGGCCTCTTCATCTACGACGTCTTTTGGGTGAGCCCCTGGCCCTGCAGTTTCATTCCCAGGCTCAGGAGGTCCTCCGGACAGACAACAGTCTTCGTTCTTGGTTTATGAGCTTTTCGTCCCCgcctttttaaaatagtttttataagtaactcgAGGTGCGGGAATGAATTTTCCTCACAAccgctgggctgggctgggaaaGAGgggctggctcaaagtcactgaGCCAACTtccgtgcctaaggcaggactagaactcaccgtctcctggtgattggcccaaggtcacccagatggctttcgtgcgtaaggcgggactagaactcactgtctcctggtgattggcccaaggtcacccagccggctttcatgcgtaaggcgggactagaattcactgtctcctggtgattggcccagagtcacccagccgtTTTTCATgcgtaaggcgggactagaattcaccatctcctggtgattggcccagagtcacccagatggcttttgtgcctaaggcaggactagaactccccgtatcctggcgattggcccaaagtcacccagatggctttcatggctaaggcaggactagaatttaccgtctcctggtgattggcccaaagtcacccagatggctttcatgcctaaggcaggactagaactcaccgtctcctggtgattggcccaaggtcacccacatGGCTTTcgttcctaaggcaggactagaactccccgtctcctggtgattggcccaaagtcacccagatggctttcatgcctaagtagaactttcatgcagaactagaactctctgtctcctggtgattggcccagagtcacccagatggctttcgtGCCTAACTAGAACTTTCacgcagaactagaactctctgtctcctgtgCGTTTTGCAGGAACGTCTCCTTAACCCAGCTCTTTGTAGGGGGGGAAATCAACTTCTCTGGGAAAAGAGGGTGGTGGATGAGACATTTGATGGTGGCCAGGGAGGACGAGTGGAATGGGAACGTGGGAACCACGAAGGGCGGTCGGAGTGTGAGGACCTCCACCCTTGTAGATCGGCGTAGCTCAACATCCGAGAAATCTGGACTCCAAAAAGCTCCCAAGTACGGTAGAAACAGACTTCCCTGCAGTCATGCTGCACCTGATGGATGGCCGCCTGCCTCTCGCTTCTCTttaattctttcatttcctccctcccaaaGGTCTTCGGCACCAACGTGATGGTGACTGTGGCCAAGTCATTTGAAGCCCCCATCAAACGTGAGTAGATACggagccccccacccacccaccaaaccTTTTACGGGTAGCTGACCCCGATTGAAGTTGGAAGCCCCTCCCCAATTGGGTGGGTCCCTTCAAGGTAACGGGGGAGTCCCCAACATACAGCCACTCACTTAGTGACGGAAGTCACAATGGCACCGAAAATAGGAAAATTAAATTATCGTTTTTCacgcttaacgaccgttgcagcatcccccgtcGAGTGAGTGAGTTAGTTAGTTAAATAAGTAATGAggaggattgttatagtatcaAACATTTAAGGTGTTAGGAATTAAGAtaagaatagattaaataatgaataggGTGGTAAATTTTAATTGTTGGCACGAAATGTTTGTACACattgacacactgtttaatggataATGGATtccttatattaaaataaaataaatatgtattatttaaaaaaagataacaggaGGTCCTCGGCATACGACCACTTGCTTAGTAACCGGTCACAATGGCACTAAAACACAGGGATTTAAATGACAGTTTTTCacgcttagcgaccgttgcagcatccccgcagTCACATGATCCGAATTTGGCCGCTTgccaactggctcgtatttatgacggtctctGCAACCCTGGGGTCAAGTGATCCCCTTTAACTAACTTTAgggatgagcaaagtcaatgggggggggagctggattcacttaatgacagggTGGTTGGCTCAAGAGCTgccgtgatttgcttaacagcttcAAAACCAGGTCGTAAAATACATTTAGGGGTCTTGGCGGGAATGTCAAGGGGTCACTAAGggactggtcgtaagtcgaggactacctggtcCTATTCCCTGAGACTTTAGAggaagggtctccaaccttggcccctttaaggctggtggacttcaactcccagaattcctcagccagaaacCTTGGTCCCTTtaaggctggtggacttcaactcccagaattccccaggcaggaatcttggcccctttaaggctggtgacttcaactcccagaattcctcagccagctttgcttggttgaggaattctgggagttgaagtccaccagtcttaaaggggccaaggttggtgacccctattTTAGAGGCGAGGGGCTTTCACTTTTCTAAGGCTAAAAGACCCCTCCCAGCCCAGAACCAAATGTACTTTGATATCTTTTGTGCCAAAGTTGTGGGGGCTCCTTCTCCGCCTGAGATGGGCCCATTGTTTGAGTTTTTCCATTTGTCTTCCTCACAACcagcttctctttctttctctctttctctttctctctcggttTCTTCCCCTGCAGTGGTTTTCCCTCAAGATCTGCTGGAGAAGGGCCTGGAAGCCGACAATTTTGCCATGCTGGGCTTGGGAGACATTGTGATTCCGGGTAAGGCAAAATCTATCAGGGTTGctataaatttctttctttctttctttctttctttctttctttctttctttctttctttctttctttctttctttctctctctctccctccctccctctccctcctttctttcttccttccttccttccttcctttctttctttcccacaaCACTTCTTCCTTACTTCCGCCTATTCCTTCTCTCCCACactcactccttccttctttctctcccacatttccttccttcctttcatctctcctccctaactccttccctctttcctttctctttctttctttcattttttctttctcttctttccttccttctttctctcccaccacactccttccttccttccttccttccttccttcttccattccttctctcccacactctccttccttctttctctccttccttctttctctcccacccttccttcctctctcctttctttcttaccttctttcttcctttctctttctttcatctctccttcctcctttctttctctctttcttctttccttccttctttctctgccaccacaattcttccttccttctttctcacccAGCCTTCTTCCTTTACTTCTCTCCCACactcactccttccttctttctctcccacactttctttttctttcttccctccctcattctttccttcctttcttcttccctttccttccctcttttctatttcttccttccttccttccctccctccttccttcctttcttccctccctccctccctccttccttccttctgcaacCGTGAGCAGCCAAGTCAATGAgtaagccagattcaattaacaaccacatTATTAACTTAGCAACTGTAGCGATTCGCTTAACGTCTGCGGCAGGAAAAGCCATAAATCGGGGCAAAACTCATTCGGCTTATCTTGCTTCACTCCAtggtgtttgtaagtcaaggagtgtCCGCATTTATAGTCACAAGGGGGCGCTGTGGGCCGGTTGCCACTGTTGGATTGAGACTGTGCAGCTGACATCCTAAAACTGGACTGAAAAATGTTAAGATTCATGGTGACTTTATCCAACTTCCTCTCCCTCCAGGTATCTTCATCGCTCTCCTCTTGCGCTTTGATATCAGGTAAATCCTTTGCCAATCGAAAACACAcaaaccccacacacacacacacacacacacacacacacacacacacacacacacacacacacacctttccagCATAAATAGGACAGAGAGCAGAAAAAGGTTGGGATGAGAGCAACtaggaggatgaggggactggaagctcaaacatacgatggaaggttgcaggaactgggcctggctagtctagggaagagaaggaccaggggagacaggagagcatcttccaatgtttgaggggctgccccagagaggaggaagggggtcaagctattctccaaggcacccgaaggccagacaaggaataatggatggaaactgaccaaggagagattcaacctggaaataaggaggaatttcccgacagtgagaaccatcaacccatggaacagaagttgccttcagaagttgtgggagcttcatccctggaggctttcaagaagagactggaatggtgtcagaaatggtgcagggtctcctgcttgggagggggggttggactagatgacctataaggtcccttccaactctgttaatctgaatctatctaagatgatcaaaggtctggatactaaaacatatgatgaacggttgcaggaactgggcctggctggtctagggaagagaaggaccaggagagacatgatcgcatcttccagtgtttgaggggcagcccaagagaagaagggggtcaacctattctccaaagcccctgaagggcAGAcagggaagaatggatggaaactgaaccaggagagattcaacctagaaataaggagagattttctcacagtgagaaccatcaacccatggaacagaagttgccttcggaagttgtgggagcttcatccctggaggctttccagaagagactggactggcatctgttagagatggtgtagggtctgcttggacggggttggactagatgacctacagggtcccttccaactttgttaatctgaatctatctgagatgatcaaaggcctggagactaaaacatacgatgaacagtcacaggaactgggcctggctagtctagggaagagaaggaccaggggagacaggagagtatcttccaatatttgaggggctgccacagagacgagggggggggggtcaagctatttcctaAAGcccccaaaggccagagaaggaagaatggatggaaactgagcaaggagagattcaacctggaaataaggaggaacttcctaacagtgaggacaattgctccagaggttgtgggtgcttcatcactggaggtttttaagaagagatttgcctgaaatgggtatagggtcccctgctcgggcagggggttggactagaggacctccagggtcccttctccCACTGTCATTCTTGTTGTTCCCTGGCCACCTTTTGCCCTTTGGGTCCTCAACCTGTGGCTTTGTATTGGGTTCTGGGCTGTcctaacccccccaccccccacccctttgaTTTTCTTGACAGCCTGAAGAAAAACACCCACACGTACTTCTACACCAGCTTCGTGGCCTACATTTTTGGACTCAGCGTGACCATCTTCATCATGCACGTCTTCAAACATGCTCAGGTGAGCTTGATGGAccgctcccaccccaccccctcccccagaCCAGGCTGTAGGAGCTGCCCAGGTTTTTCAGGAACGAAACCAACCTTGGAAAGGACCGTGAGAAgacacagatttatttatttatttatttattaggcttatataccgcttcatagggctttcagcccctctctaagcggtttacagatttttttttagcaaattgagtcagcaacttgcccccacagtctggctcctcattttacccacctcggaaggatgggaggctgagtcaaccttgagccggtgagatttgaaccgccgaactgcagataacagtcagctgaagtggcctgcagtactgcaccctaaccactgcgccacctcggctctataatgcCATTAATGTGTCCCTTTAAGGCCGCAGTGGGgttgggaatcctgggagttgaagtccacaagtcataaagagaGTTACATTAGTAGACTAAAGAGAATTTGTTacgtaactaattaagaaataaagaaggccacaggtggacggtgaatggcccctcccagagggaataaaagaggagcgaaaggggaggggagtttgcaggagaccattaattcgcttaattggttcgggactctccgaggctcctggccaagttttgcagagatcggcctggcagctctccaagccagataaggtctgtgaccgtaaatcctcccttgaaatggTAGAAacaaattgaaagaaatgctctcttatttttaaattaaattagggGGTGTATGCTGTTTATATCAATggagaaaataaggaaggaaaatttggtgtaactttgaaggggcaacgGAAGATAtcgtttatgtattaagaaaaaaataactataaagatggaaaatagagccgaggtggcgcagtggttaaatgcagcactgcaggctacttcagctgactgcagttctgcagttcggcggttcaaatctcaccggctcaaggttgactcagcctcccatccttccgaggtgggtaaaatgaggacccagactgtggggggcaatatgctgactctgtaaaccgctttacagaactgcagtcagctgaagtagcctgcagtgctgcatttaaccactgcgccacctcggctgttttgtcgggacaaggagtttgcttcgtgctctgGGGAAGCCTCACTCAGAACAGGTGTATCTTGACAGGCTGGGCCTTGATTCCCTCTGCTCTGCCCCTCCCGCTCTGAAGTTTCCTCTTGGCCTtctttccccagccagctctcttGTACCTGGTCCCGGCGTGCATCGGCTTCCCTCTTCTGGTTGCCTTGGTCAAAGGAGAAGTGACCGACTTGTTCAGGTGAGTCCAATGTGTGTGgtgcaggaagtcctcgacttacggacACAACAGAGCCCGGCATTTCTGCTGTAGGCATCAACGGCAGTCGTAAAGTCGAGGTAGCCATGTGACTGATGTGGTGATAAGGAAGCTTCTCCATTAATGGTTATAAGTTGGGATGGGCCTAATCCACGAGGCTGACCTGTTTTTATGACCATTAGGCGGGCGCTAAGGGAATGCAGTGTTTGTGGGTGCTGAGATGAGGATCCCCCTCCCCGGTAGTCTGCAGAAGGGGGTGGGCCGTCTCCCCTAGAGAGTAGCCTCCTCTGTGAGCGAGGGTCTCCCCCACAGGCTCAAAAcccagattacaggtagtcctcgccttacgaccagaatggagcccaaaatcacatgacctcgggagactgcaaccgtcgtaaatgtgaaccagttgtcgAGCGTtgggattttgatcacgtgaccatggaggaggaggaggagtgtggggtctttggtgctctctgagcttggtggttttcttgcagacgtttcataacccaactagggtaCGTCATCAGTTctaggaaagaggaggaagaggaggaggaggaggaagacaggagaggaaagggagggggaaggaggaggaggactgtggggtccttcgtGCTATCTGAGCTTGCAGGCAGGCATCTCATGGCCCATTTCTAAGAGTTATGGCACCTGTTGAGATACGTCCAGCAGGAAGGTTCTTCAGGACATTTCTGGACGTCCTTTGATGCTTGGTTTTTGGGAGTGGAGTAGTAAGTGGGAGACATTAGTCCCACAGGTGGAGCtttcagccttaccctgaaaTTCTCCACCTTCTGCTCCCGCCGGTCTCCTttctcctgggggattctgggagttgaagtccacctctctTAAAAGTCTCCAAGATCGAGAAGCTCTTGAGCTAATAGAACCAGCCCAATAGGAGGGCCACCTTCAACCAGGGGACACCTCCTAGAAACCATATGGAGATGTCCACCTCTCTTAAAAGTCTCCAAGATTGAGAAGCTCTTGAGCTAATAGAACCAGCCCAATAGGAGGACCACCTTCAACCAGGGGACACCTCCTAGAAACCATATGGAGATGTCCACCTCTCTTAAAAGTCTCCAAGATTGAGAAGCTCTTGAGCTAATAG from the Thamnophis elegans isolate rThaEle1 chromosome 5, rThaEle1.pri, whole genome shotgun sequence genome contains:
- the HM13 gene encoding minor histocompatibility antigen H13 isoform X2, which codes for MEQAEAHNGSGAAEAPTAGARPPATPEGMALAYGSLVVMALLPIFFGALRSVTCAKGKNASDMPETITSRDAARFPIVASCTLLGLYLFFKIFSQEYINLLLSMYFFVLGILALSHTISPVMNKFFPTSFPSKQYQLLFTQGSGEAKEEIVNYEFDTKDLVCLVVSSVVGVWYLLRKHWIANNLFGLAFSLNGVELLHLNNVSTGCILLGGLFIYDVFWVFGTNVMVTVAKSFEAPIKLVFPQDLLEKGLEADNFAMLGLGDIVIPGIFIALLLRFDISLKKNTHTYFYTSFVAYIFGLSVTIFIMHVFKHAQPALLYLVPACIGFPLLVALVKGEVTDLFSYEENSTPKDMKEEATGDATETNVEKKEK